From Camelina sativa cultivar DH55 chromosome 7, Cs, whole genome shotgun sequence, one genomic window encodes:
- the LOC104704310 gene encoding B3 domain-containing protein At2g31720-like, translated as MERVDYDQLKRLQGEKRSFRMVKPFTYYGEKGESSTEAHHASVNDSKREIKRITMSSCSSGKRQKMIHVCEEDPKQNPNHDACSTSLCHEESKRRGQVVTNKKVKRREPVEERGRTPEWLVKVMREENGTDVKMITKKDLVCSDLNEHYARLLIPWNGITDMDFMNEEELGIVHQHYIKVTKKGLDFTLVDLKGKRWGLNLRRWDMGPNSNYVLATGWNKVAADNRLEIGQTLWIWSFRTLGNKVVAGADRTPDKLFIAFVPLDPAPALSLSLALVRDPAPCSPPAQAEAQEESVRVFPVPYNNWERTTRLEALQESGRRSSLVPVTELDLELRL; from the coding sequence ATGGAGAGAGTAGATTATGATCAACTCAAGCGTTTGCAGGGAGAGAAGAGGTCGTTTAGAATGGTTAAACCTTTTACCTATTATGGGGAAAAAGGAGAATCATCCACCGAAGCTCATCATGCTAGTGTGAACGATAGCAAGAGAGAGATCAAAAGGATAACGATGAGCTCCTGCAGCTCAGGCAAACGACAGAAGATGATTCATGTGTGCGAAGAAgaccctaaacaaaaccctaatcatgaTGCTTGTTCTACAAGTTTGTGCCATGAGGAGTCCAAGAGGCGTGGACAAGTGGTTACCAACAAAAAGGTTAAAAGAAGAGAGCCCGTTGAAGAGAGGGGGAGGACACCTGAATGGCTGGTTAAAGTGATGAGAGAAGAGAATGGTACGGACGTGAAGATGATAACGAAGAAGGACCTTGTATGTAGTGATCTCAACGAACATTATGCACGTCTCTTGATTCCCTGGAACGGCATAACGGATATGGACTTTATGAACGAGGAGGAGTTGGGTATCGTACACCAACATTACATAAAAGTGACTAAAAAAGGATTGGATTTTACCTTGGTGGATTTGAAGGGTAAAAGATGGGGGCTTAACCTCAGGAGATGGGATATGGGGCCCAATTCCAACTACGTCTTGGCTACAGGGTGGAACAAGGTCGCCGCCGATAACAGGCTAGAGATAGGCCAGACGCTTTGGATTTGGTCCTTCCGCACCTTGGGGAACAAGGTTGTCGCCGGTGCGGACCGTACCCCAGACAAGCTCTTTATTGCTTTCGTTCCTCTGGATCCAGCTCCggctctgtctctgtctctggCTCTGGTTAGGGATCCAGCTCCATGTTCACCTCCGGCTCAAGCTGAGGCTCAAGAAGAGAGTGTCAGAGTATTTCCAGTTCCATATAATAACTGGGAGAGGACGACTCGTCTCGAGGCTTTACAAGAGTCAGGTAGGAGAAGCTCACTGGTCCCTGTCACAGAGCTTGACCTCGAGCTCCGGTTGTAA
- the LOC104700296 gene encoding uncharacterized protein LOC104700296 — protein sequence MAGVMQKFLIASMFMWILPIAILYGFNNDLLPGSTTLTPHSLTLLSGFLAVVSVNVVIVFYICLALKEPTDKHKPDASFVAEAKDSVKKLTTGVTSTDPALKKEE from the exons ATGGCTGGGGTTATGCAGAAGTTCCTTATTGCGTCGATGTTCATGTGGATCCTACCTATTGCGATTCTATATGGATTCAACAATGATTTGCTTCCTG GTTCAACCACATTGACTCCACATTCTCTTACACTACTTAGTGGATTTCTTGCGGTGGTATCAGTCAATGTAGTGATTGTTTTCTACATCTGTTTGGCCTTGAAAGAACCTACGGATAAACACAAGCCAGACGCTTCCTTTGTGGCAGAGGCCAAAGATAGTGTAAAGAAATTGACAACAGGAGTCACAAGTACAGACCCTGCGCTCAAGAAAGAAGAGTGA
- the LOC104700298 gene encoding phospholipase A1-Ialpha2, chloroplastic translates to MALIQNPNIKHVSFLKSRNPQQTLFLPHTLSLPNSKNNSKRLVIFNSSSSSLLSPVIQSSPVASPSSPLRPPVYRAPQSPCSGGTVTVPLSRVWREIQGCNNWKDLIEPLNPLLQQEITRYGNLVSTCYKAFDLNPNSKRYLNCKYGKQTLLKETEIDQPEDYQVTKYIYATPDINISPIQNETNRRARWVGYVAVSSDDSVKRLGRRDIVVTFRGTVTNPEWLANFMSSLTPARFHPHNPRLDVKVESGFLNLYTSDESESKFGLESCRQQLLSEISRLINDYKGEEMSITLAGHSMGSSLAQLLAYDIAELGLNRRIGEGDIPLTVISFAGPRVGNLEFKKRCEELGVKVLRITNVNDPVTKLPGVFLNENFRTLGGFYELPWSCSCYAHVGVELTLDFFDVQNISCVHDLQTYIDLLNQRKISSRSADSKEDEDGDNFALEFLKRNGEKMMLLKEQPMMHWTNAVDLLNYVSNHMLYCNIF, encoded by the coding sequence ATGGCCTTGATCCAAAACCCTAATATAAAACATGTTTCATTTCTAAAAAGCAGAAATCCACAACAAACACTCTTTCTTCCTCACACTCTCTCACTCCCTAATTCTAAAAACAACTCCAAAAGACttgtaatttttaattcttcttcttcttctctgttatcaCCAGTGATTCAATCTTCTCCGGTTgcttctccttcctctcctcTTCGTCCTCCAGTTTATCGTGCACCGCAGTCCCCGTGTTCCGGTGGGACAGTGACTGTACCGTTATCTCGGGTTTGGAGAGAGATACAAGGATGTAACAACTGGAAAGATCTCATCGAACCTTTAAACCCTCTTCTCCAACAAGAGATCACTCGCTATGGCAACTTAGTTTCCACTTGTTACAAAGCCTTcgatctaaaccctaattccaaACGTTACTTGAACTGCAAGTATGGCAAACAAACCCTACTTAAAGAAACCGAAATCGACCAACCTGAGGACTACCAAGTCACCAAATACATCTACGCCACACCGGACATCAACATCAGTCCCATCCAGAACGAGACGAATAGAAGAGCGCGTTGGGTAGGCTATGTTGCAGTTTCATCGGATGACTCGGTGAAACGTTTAGGGAGAAGAGACATTGTAGTGACGTTTCGTGGAACTGTAACTAACCCGGAATGGTTGGCAAATTTCATGAGCTCTTTAACTCCGGCTAGGTTCCATCCTCATAACCCGCGTCTCGACGTAAAGGTGGAATCCGGATTCTTGAATTTATACACATCCGATGAGAGTGAGAGCAAATTTGGACTTGAGAGCTGCAGACAACAGCTTCTGTCTGAAATCTCGAGATTGATAAATGATTACAAAGGAGAAGAGATGAGTATCACACTCGCGGGACATAGCATGGGAAGCTCATTGGCTCAACTTCTTGCTTATGACATTGCGGAACTAGGTCTAAACCGGAGGATCGGCGAGGGAGATATTCCTTTGACCGTAATCTCTTTCGCAGGTCCTAGGGTTGGTAACTTGGAGTTCAAAAAACGTTGCGAGGAGCTAGGAGTTAAGGTTTTGAGGATCACTAACGTCAATGATCCGGTCACTAAACTTCCTGGTGTTTTCCTCAATGAGAATTTTAGGACTTTAGGTGGCTTTTATGAGCTTCCATGGAGCTGCTCATGTTATGCTCATGTTGGGGTGGAACTCACGCTAGATTTTTTCGATGTTCAAAACATTTCTTGCGTTCACGATCTCCAAACTTATATCGATCTTCTAAACCAACGGAAAATAAGCTCGAGATCAGCCGATTCCAAGGAAGATGAGGACGGTGACAATTTTGCCTTAGAATTTTTGAAGAGAAATGGCGAGAAGATGATGCTCTTGAAGGAACAACCAATGATGCATTGGACAAATGCCGTGGATCTACTTAATTATGTATCTAACCATATGTTATACTGTAATATTTTTTAG
- the LOC104700299 gene encoding ras-related protein RABA5d-like: MSSDDDEGGEEYLFKIVIIGDSAVGKSNLLSRYARNEFNAHSKATIGVEFQTQNMDIDGKDVKAQIWDTAGQERFRAVTSAYYRGAVGALVVYDISRRSTFESVARWLDELKIHSDTTVARMLVGNKCDLESIRAVSVEEGRALAEKEGLFFMETSALDSTNVKTAFEMVIRDIYTNVSRKQLSSNTYKTELSMKNRVSLVKDDSKSSTQGFGFSCCSSS, encoded by the exons ATGTCttcggatgatgatgaaggaggAGAGGAGTATCTATTCAAGATTGTGATAATCGGAGACTCTGCCGTCGGGAAATCGAACCTTCTCTCTCGGTACGCTCGTAACGAGTTCAACGCTCATTCCAAAGCCACCATCGGCGTTGAGTTCCAGACGCAAAACATGGATATCGATGGCAAAGATGTCAAAGCTCAGATTTGGGATACTGCTGGTCAGGAACGCTTCCGTGCCGTCACTTCCGCTTATTACCGCGGAGCCGTTGGAGCCCTCGTCGTTTACGATATTAGTCGTCGCTCTACTTTTGAGAGCGTTGCCCGTTGGCTCGATGAACTCAAGA TACATTCGGATACAACGGTGGCTAGGATGCTGGTAGGAAACAAATGCGACCTAGAAAGCATAAGAGCCGTGAGCGTGGAAGAAGGCAGAGCTTTAGCGGAGAAAGAAGGACTATTCTTCATGGAAACATCAGCTCTCGATTCGACCAACGTTAAAACAGCTTTCGAAATGGTCATCCGCGACATCTACACCAACGTTAGCAGGAAACAGCTCAGTTCCAACACTTACAAAACCGAACTAAGCATGAAGAACCGAGTCAGTCTCGTTAAAGACGATAGTAAAAGCTCCACACAAGGCTTCGGTTTCTCTTGCTGCTCTTCCTCGTAA
- the LOC104700300 gene encoding stress-response A/B barrel domain-containing protein UP3-like gives MIWARIRPLISSPLAFTITTTKHSSSPANLRLLPRRRSFSAVTAMSSSSTPQSRIIEHIVLFKAKDDADSNKITSMINNLNALASLDEVLYISAAPLHRLGSSSAFAFTHVLHSRYGSKEDLSTYAAHPDHVRVVKESVLPICDDLMAVDWIADRVPGTLAPPPGSVGKLTLLKLKEDVSDEAKSEITGVIMGLGEKFSGIDQITVGENFSPARAKGFSIASIAYFKDLSEMEGVDGQKELVNLEKDKVRDYVDSTIVVEFLVSSQTCSSL, from the coding sequence atGATATGGGCAAGGATCAGACCGCTAATATCCTCACCACTAGCCTTCACTATCACCACAACCAAACACTCCTCCTCACCAGCCAATCTCCGATTACTCCCTCGCCGCCGCTCTTTCTCCGCCGTAACCgccatgtcttcttcttcaacgccACAGAGTCGGATCATAGAACACATCGTTCTTTTTAAAGCTAAAGACGACGCTGACTCCAACAAAATCACTTCCATGATCAACAACCTCAACGCTCTCGCCTCTCTCGACGAAGTGCTTTACATCTCCGCCGCTCCTCTCCACCGTCTTGGATCCTCCTCCGCCTTCGCTTTCACTCACGTCCTCCATAGCCGTTACGGATCTAAGGAAGATCTCAGCACCTACGCTGCGCATCCTGATCACGTTCGTGTTGTTAAGGAATCTGTGTTACCGATCTGCGATGACCTCATGGCTGTTGATTGGATCGCGGATCGAGTccccggaaccctagcaccgCCTCCTGGTTCGGTTGGTAAACTGACTTTACTCAAATTGAAAGAGGATGTATCAGACGAGGCGAAATCGGAGATTACGGGAGTGATTATGGGGCTTGGTGAAAAGTTTTCAGGGATTGATCAGATCACTGTGGGTGAAAACTTTTCTCCGGCGAGAGCTAAAGGTTTCTCCATTGCTTCGATTGCGTATTTTAAGGATTTGAGTGAAATGGAAGGTGTGGATGGTCAGAAAGAGTTGGTGAACTTGGAAAAGGATAAGGTTCGTGATTATGTGGATTCCACCATTGTTGTTGAGTTCCTTGTTTCTTCACAGACTTGTTCTAGTCTGTAA